The nucleotide window tggttaaTTATTTAAATGCTTGACTCTCTCTTGAtgagagtgtggtgtttctcgttgggaattttgttaattgttaattgttaattggtaattgttaattgaaaattgttagttgttaattaataattctgattgttaggtagttacaaggctgactgttctaagttttgatgttattaaatattgttaagtattcccaagtgttttcgtttccgctgaccattttactgttaggtaaacactgacctctcttatcataCAATAAGAACTGGCACCACGGCCCGATAAGGGTCataacatatttggcgaccgtgacaggatagagaactcagggtatccggtattttggtcggtggagcgaaacttgggtggactcttcaatatttatttttttgttttagtgttgctttctccactgatttttttttgttttgttttacgaaatgGAGGAATTTTTTTTTGATCCAGCTGAACTTTTGGGGTTAGTTAATTGCCTTAAGTATTTGCCCCTGttaggtaagaaacaattagttgagtgtgctaagtggtgtGGTGTTCCGCGGAAGacgacggacaccagagcagagatattggcagtagttagggataaaataaaacaggagttagctgaagctgaacATTCAGTGAGTGAGGGTGAGGTAATtagtgatagtgaggagagtttgagtgagggtttagaagaggacaaagtatgagggctggtctagctctgtttgaggatcctcttgtcataggtaccatttacgagggtccagcaaattttccccagggtACGGGTAATGTGTCCTTTAATCCGTTCTTGGCACCCactgattctgtacccttcaaatctctggcccctgttaatgcgttgggtgactccaaggaggaaaaggaatataaccttatttgtaaacgcatagagttgcgaaaaaatggagtttgaggagaacgagcgagTAAGGTGTCAAGAGTTGGAGctggtgaaattaaatatagagatggctaggttgtagggtgccaatttgataagttcccctaaaaatacattccaaaatccgtttaatataggtgctgcactaaaattggtgccagtgtttgacgaGAAGGATGTCCTTGAGTTCTTCAAGGTATTTGAGAGTGTGGCCTCctgattgtcttggcccgcagaaatgtggactgtattaatacagtgtaggttagtgggcaaggcaatgcgggtgtataatgccttggaggggggagtagctcgggattaccagaaggtaaaagcctcaATTTTAAAGTCTTATGACTTGGTCCCAGAGATCTACCGCCTCTGGTTTTGCAACTATAtgaaacaccctgcgcagtctttcgtggagtttgcgctCGTCAAGAGGGAACAGTTCAACGACTGGCTTAAAAGTCGTCAGATAGTCAGTTTtgctgcgttacgtgaactgttgctccttgaggagtttaagaaggcctgtagcagggagttgagagttcacctggaggaggtgaaaagtgtgaaattgagtagtgccactCAGTTACCGGATGAATTTGTATTGAATCACccttcaggtagcggtagtttttcgtataagactttaaataatcaaacatcttgctcccctaatagtggtaggagagaGGAAACCTTCTCGTCGACTCCCCATACccctaagaatggtaatattaatactaattctttttcaggtgatagggatgtgggtagagtccaaggaggtcctcctccccctaaagcTTTTactaatagagacttcccaggtgTGGGAAATAAAAGGTATAATGGAAATAGCGTAGGCCCCGAAGGAAGCTGTTTTCGCTGCAAAAAGCCCGcacatttccaaaaccagtgtaatgctcgtaggatatacctacagcgcaataatcaaagtcctgtagccttgggtaatgataagtcagaggttagtagcagtagtcctgtagaaagacctgtagtagataggagtagtttagtaaatagtagtaagcctaatgttcctaatccccaatcatgactcaagtacgacaaatatgtgtggcctggaaagttggtTTTTTACtctcgtgttgtccaggtgaagttcTTTAGTGGCACTGGTTCTGACCGGTCGTTAGTCCTGAAGAGGgctctgaatggttttgaaaaaCATACcagaaattttgtattgttgggaggttttcaggattcagttgtgtccgctcctttggttaatgtccgcatgtcttttccaagatatgtTCGCATCACTGAGTTGggtgtggtggatagtctacctatcccgggtattgatagtatcctgggaaatgatatgatGGATAGTGAAagacgggagctgttccctataatATCAGTAAATactagtcccgtggctgtaatgactcggtTCGGAGCAAAAGCTGCCAATTTACTagatgtggagagcgatgatgcCTTAATGTTAgttagtgtagagttagatgttttaaggacacaggccagtagagagtagttgtagtgATGCAGTTAATATGAAACTTAACTGGGACAGAGTTGCTTTTATTAAatctcaaaaagatgaatttaattttgatttgggcgatgttgaggatctgactaaacctaggtttggagttgtaaagggcttattatataggttatTCGTCCTGCATATGATAATTTGGATAAAACTGGttgggtggaacagattgtggtaccttctcaattcagaaattctgttttggagttagctcatactaattttttttcaggtcatttgggtgtgttaaaaacttttaatagtctggctaggtatttttggtggtcaagaattaaattgagtgtgaagcagtttgtCAGAGATTTGAGatttgtcaggttatgggtaaacaaaatcaggggatccctaaagccctgTTGCACCACAgacctgctataggtgatccattttctgagttagtaattgatgtggtaggtcccttacccaaaacttaaacaggttacgtatatttactaactatcttGGATAGaacctctcgctttcctgaagctatacttatgaggcgtattacttctaaAGTTGTCTTTGAGAAatcaatggatttcttttccaggtatggtctccctcgtgtaatttaGACTGATTATGGGACGAATTTCACAAGTAAGTTATTTAGGGGTGAGTGTGCTGAACTGGctattcagcacgttaccagcgtaccttatcacccggagaatCAAGGgatggtggaaaggttccaccaaaccctcaagtctgtcctgaagaaacattgttatgatcgtGATAGTGACTGgaacaaagccctcccttttgccctcatTGCTCTCAGGAATCACCTCAACTCTTCCagtggtgtagctcctttcgagttggtatttgggcacaaggtttgtggaccattggaaattgcttttgaaatgctcaaatccagccggaagggggaaataaatatttaaaggtttgtggaagacttgaagggaagaatggttacgtcctggaagtttgccagggaaaatttggaacagtcccagtcagtaatgaagaacaactttgacaaaaaagtAAAGGTAcattcatttgaacctggggagttggtttttgtgctgagtatggacctggatagttttctcgaaccaagatataagggcccttggaaggttttgaggaaactgtcagaggttgattatgaaattgaagctcctggTTCAaaccgtaaatgtagaatattacaTGTTAAttgtctgaaaccttatattggtaatcAAGGTGTTCTATTAGCGATAGTGTCCGaacctgtgtctgtggtattggatgtgcctcccgaggactctgatgagttagggtgtcagtttcctttggatgcattgggtgaaaatatgcaaaatttagagatgttaaaaagtagtttagatcatttagatgttaacaaatgggaagatgtacttaatttaatttattccttttcagatctttttcaggatgctccaggtaggacaaatattctaagtcatgacgttgatgtaggtgatgcttcccctggcaagcagagtccttaccagctcaacccagtaaaatgggatttggtgACTAagaagatagagtatatgttgaacataaccttattcaaccatctatAAGTcactggagttctcctattgtattagtaaaaaATGCAGACGGTAAGTTCCGCATGTGtttggactaccgtaaagtgaacactaataaaaaaaatgattcttttcctctccctcgtattgatgattgtctggatcggattggttctgccaaatttattactaagctggatcttttaaagggttattggcaggttccattgtctGACGAAGCTCATGAAATATCTGCATTTGTCACTCCttttggcctatacgagtgtaagaTTATGCCCTTTGGTGTGAAAAATGCTgcatgttcttttcaaaggctcatgaatgatgtaatttgtggtttggaaggagtggaaatttttattgatgacttggtagtatatagtaatgactgggtacccacatgttaaggttatgtaaggtttttgaagcccttaggtctgcagggttagttgttaatttggctaagtgcgaattggtCCACGCCAAAGTttgaatttgaaaaggcctggtaatgttagagaggtaagaagagtactGGGTATAACGGGTTATTACTGCAGATTTGTGCGtgattactctgatcttgctcagcctcttactagtttactAGAAAAAGGAAAAAGGTTTTGGTGGtaggatcagtgtgaagaatcttttaataaacttaaatcaatattgtttactaaccccattttgacttccctaGATTTTCAGAtaccttttattatagcagtagatgccagtgacgtcggcattggaggtgtcctttttcagagaaaggagtaCGGTGTTCAttctgtgtcttactatagtataAAGCTTCGGGAGgcggaaaaacgttactccactatagaaaaggaagctttttctttggtccgcgctcttaactatttcaagctgtacgtgacaaatttttctttcacgGTTGaaatatggacggatcacaatcttCTGGTTTTCATCGAGCCGATGAAGGGaccaaaccagagg belongs to Palaemon carinicauda isolate YSFRI2023 chromosome 17, ASM3689809v2, whole genome shotgun sequence and includes:
- the LOC137656200 gene encoding uncharacterized protein produces the protein MWTVLIQCRLVGKAMRVYNALEGGVARDYQKVKASILKSYDLVPEIYRLWFCNYMKHPAQSFVEFALVKREQFNDWLKSRQIVSFAALRELLLLEEFKKACSRELRVHLEEVKSVKLSSATQLPDEFVLNHPSGDRDVGRVQGGPPPPKAFTNRDFPGVGNKRYNGNSVGPEGSCFRCKKPAHFQNQCNARRIYLQRNNQSPVKFFSGTGSDRSLVLKRALNGFEKHTRNFVLLGGFQDSVVSAPLVNVRMSFPRYVRITELGVVDSLPIPGIDSILGNDMMDSERRELFPIISVNTSPVAVMTRFGAKAANLLDVESDDALMLVSVELDVLRTQASRE